From a region of the Daphnia magna isolate NIES linkage group LG1, ASM2063170v1.1, whole genome shotgun sequence genome:
- the LOC116935478 gene encoding signal recognition particle 14 kDa protein gives MVVLENSAFLTALTLMYQKARLQGSVRVTLKRYDGRKKPIPRVEQSNKEEPEYSCIFRATLGSKKISTIVTADLLSEFQTTFSSTIRSNMDGLKKQKKSKGKRKSKAMATQ, from the exons ATGGTTGTTCTAGAAAACAGTGCG TTTCTCACGGCACTCACTTTGATGTACCAAAAGGCCAGGTTACAAGGATCCGTAAGGGTGACACTAAAACGAT ATGATGGACGAAAGAAACCGATTCCCAGAGTCGAGCAAAGCAACAAAGAAGAGCCAGAATATAGTTGCATTTTTAGAGCAACTCTGGGAAGCAAGAAAATAAGCACAATA GTAACTGCAGATCTTCTGTCAGAATTTCAGACTACTTTCAGCTCAACTATCAGATCCAACATGGATGGCctgaaaaagcaaaagaaatctAAGGGGAAACGTAAATCTAAAGCTATGGCCACACAATAA